The region CCGGAGGAGACCAAGGGCGGCGGGATGGATATGAACGCGTTCCCGATGGACTCGGATAACGCGACGATGCGGAGCGCGCTGAAGGATGGGTCGATTACGGAGGCGACGGTGACGGCGGCGGCTCGGCTGGTGCTGTATGAGATCGACCGGTTTGGGTACCTGGACGGGAAGCAGAAGCATAACGTGACGGCGCAGGATCTGGAGGGGAACGGCAAGATCATCGAGAAGACGGCGGAGGATGCGGCGGTGCTGCTGAAGAACGAAGGCGGCGTGCTGCCGCTGAAGAAAGACGCGAGCTTTGCGCTGATTGGGCCGACGGCCGGGCAGGTGGCGGCGATCGGGACGTTTGGGGAGCGGTCGCCGGGTATGCCGGAGCGGCAGGTTGGGCCGCTCGAAGCGCTGAAGAAGCTGGCACCGGGGGCTAAGGTTTCGTTTGCCGTGGCGGACGATATGACCGGGGTGCCGATTGGGGCGGGGATGTTGAGCCATGATGGGAAGCCGGGGCTCGAACGGGTGAATGAGAAGGGCGTGAAGAGCGTGGATGCGACGCTCGACTTCACGAAGACGAATGGGAAGGCTCTGCCGCCGAACAGCGTCGTGACCTGGAAGGGCGAGGTCACGGTTGCGAAGGCGGGGGCTTACTGGTTCTACCTGCAACTGCTGGGGACGCGTGGGATTTTGAGCATCGACGGCAAGGAGGTTGGGCGGAGCGGCGCTGTGAAGGGTACGGTGCATGGCGACGTGCAACATGCGACGCAGGACAATGGACTGCCTACGACGGATGGGCTGGATAACGTTCGGCGAGCGGTGGAGTTGACTGCGGGCAAACATGCAATTGAGGTCGTGACTTCGATCGATACTTCGAGCGCGCCGGTGCAGGTACGGCTGAACTGGATGACGCCGGAGGCTCGGGAGCGGGATCATGCTGCGGCGATTGCGGCGGCGAAGAATGCTGGGACGGCGGTGGTGTTTGTGTGGACGCGGGATAAGCCGCACTTCGAGCTGCCGGGAGAGCAGGACAAGCTGATCGAGGAGATTGCCGCGGTGAATCCGAATACGGTGGTGGTGCTGAATACGAGCCAGCCGGTGGCGATGCCGTGGATCGATAAGGTGAAGGGTGTGGTGGAGATGTGGTGGCCCGGCGATGAGGGCGGCGTGGCTGAGGCCAAGACGCTGCTGGGGCTGAACAATCCGGGCGGCAAGCTGCCGATGACTTGGGGGAAAGAGCTGACGGACTATGCGGCGAACTCGCCCGCGCATCCGGAGCGGTCTACGAAGGGCGTGGATGGGAAGACTACTTTCTCTGAGGGTGTGCTGGTTGGGTATCGGTGGTTTGACGACCAGAAGATTGAGCCGCTCTTCCCTTTTGGGTATGGCTTGTCGTACACGAAGTTTGCTATGTCCGGGCTGACGGTGAAGGCCGCCGGGGATGGCGGCGTGGACGTGTCCGTGAAGGTGAAGAATACCGGCTCGGTGCGTGGGGATGAGGTGCCACAGGTGTATCTGGATGCGCCTGCGACGAGGCCGGCGGGGGTGCAGTTTGCTCCTCGTACGCTGGTGGGGTTTGATCGCGTGACGTTGGAGGCAGGCGAGGAACGTGGGGTGACGCTGCATGTTGCGCCGCGGGCGTTTGAGTACTGGTCCGTGGATAAGAAGCAGTGGGTGAAGCCGGGCGGGCAGAGGACGATGATGGTGGGGAGTTCTTCCAGGGAGCTTCCACTCAATGCGGTCGTGCCTGAGTAAACGAAAGTAAAGGGGGCTATGTCTCTGATGGAGACGTGGCCCCTTTTGCTTGCCTTAGGGGTTTTATTGGCTTTGTGGGATGGAGTACAGACCCGCTGGAATGCGGGGGGTATGCTGCCAGTTCTTCCGATCGTCAAATTTGAGCAATCGAGAACAGAATGGCGATGAGCATGTCTGTAGGGTTATGCAAGAGGATGCCGCCATGCAGAGATCTTTATCGGGCCTTTATGCGCACCGCCACCAACAAGATGGTTCTCATGATTCAATCTGCCTGAGCTGTCTTGCGACGATTTGCTCCTGTTTAAACGAGGATGACCTGATCAGGGTGGAGGAGGATCATGTATGTACATCCCGTTTCCTTGCCAAGCGCGTGCGGTATGAACAGTTGAGTTCCCTGCTGAGGCGAACTGCCTGAGGGGGACGCCGCAGGTTTCTGGCGAGAGTGAGCAATAGAGACCATCCATAAAGCCTGTTGGGTGAGATGCTTAGGAGGCCCAACAGCAAGATTCACCGAACGCATGCGTTGAAGCTCGAAAGAACGATAGCCTCCGATCACCTTAGAGAACGCATGCGAGGAGGCAGTACTGTGACAGCGTCAACGATGACCGGTTTCGATCCAGCGGCTTTCCTGATGAGTGCAGGATTGGGACGGCGGATTGTGAAGGTGAAAGCCAAGCACAACTTCTTTGCCCAGGGTGATGTGGCGGACTGCGTGTTTTATCTGCAAGGCGGCCGCGCGAAGCTGACGGTGATGTCTTCCCGTGGGAAAGAAGCGACGATCCTGCTGCTGAACCCGAACGACTTTGTGGGTGAGGACTCGCTGGCCGGCGTACCGGGGCCGAGACTCGCGACGGCGACGGCGCTGACGCAGTGTGTGGCGATGAAGATTGAACGGGTAGAGATGATCCGGGTGATGCATGAAGAGCACGCCTTCTCCGATATGTTTCTGAAGTTTCTCATCGCGCGCAGTATCCGGACGCAGGCGGACCTGGTGGATCAACTGTTCAATTCCAGCGAGAAGAGGCTGGCGCGGATTCTGCTGCTGATGGCGGAGTTCGGCATGCCAGGGGAGCCGGAGTCGCTGATTCCGAAGATTACGCAGGAGACGCTGGCGGAGATGATCGGGACGACGCGGTCGCGGGTGAGCTTTTTTATGAACCGGTTCCGGAAGCTTGGATTTATTGATTACAACGGGCGGATTACGGTACACAAGTCCCTGTTGAATGTGGTGCTGCATGACTGAGTGGATGGATGAGTCGATGGGAGCGATGGGATGGGAGCTTTGAGGACGAACGTTCTGCTGGTGGAAGATGACGTCGCGCTTCGGACCTTATTTTCGATCATCCTGGCGCGGTCTGGGTACGCGGTGCGCTCCGCCGAGGATGGGTTTGCGGCGCTGGTGGAGATGCGGCGCGATGTGCCGGATATTCTGCTATCCGACCTGTATATGGAGGGGATGAGCGGGTTTGAGTTGCTGTCCGTGGTGCGGAGGCGGTTTCCGGGAATCCAGGTGGTGGCGATGAGCAGTGCCTACTCCGGGGTGGCTGTGCCGGATGGGATTGCGGCGGATGCGTTCTATGCGAAGGGCGCGAATCCGGGAGCGCTGCTGGACATTGTGGCGGATGTAAAGGAGCTACTGAGCGGAGCGCCGAGCCGGGAGAACAGCGGGCTGGTGCCGGTGTGGCTGGCGAGGGATACGGCGGACGGAGTCAAGGAGCGGTTTGTGCTGTTGAGCTGCACGGAGTGCCTGCGGGGGTTCGCGCAGGTGGCTGCGAATGGGGCGCTCAAGGTGCATTCGGCCGAGTGCGTTTATTGCGGACAGCCGATCCGGTATGCGTTTGTTTGAGGCTGTGGCTGTTGGGGTAAAACGAACAACAGAAAGTGCCAATACGGAGGTTCTGGCTTTGCCAGAATGACGGCTTTCTTACTTTCTTCTCTACACCTGTGAGCACACCGGTTCGGGCTGGGGGACGTGGCGGTAGGTGGGGGTGAAGCCGAGGGTGCGGGCGTAAGCGAGGATCTTGTCGAAGTGGAGGTCTATGGTGGCTCCGGCTTTCTGGGTGACCTCGTCTTCTATGGGAAGGTCGAAGTCGTCCGCGCCGTAGAGGAGGCCTTCGAGCGCGCGCTCGTTCTGGGTGAGGACGGAGGTGCGGATGCGGGGGACGTTATCGAGGTAAATACGGCTGAGAGCGAGGTGGCGGAGATACTCCTGGGTGGTGATCTCGATGCCGCCTATCTGGGTGAAATAGGGCTTGTAGGTCCAGCAGAGGAAGCTAGCGAGGCCGTTGGTTTGGTCTTGGAACTGGCGGGTGCGTTCGAGGTGTTCGAGGCGCTCTGCGAGGGTCTCGTCAAAGCCTATGACCATGGTGGCGGTGGTTTTGAGGCCGGCGGCTACGATGGCGGTCTGGGCTTCAAAGTACTGGGCTACGGTGTACTTGAACTTGCTGTGGCGGCGGCGGAAGTCCTCGGTGAGGATCTCCGAGCCTCCTCCGGTGATCCAGCGGACTCCTGCGGCTTTGAAACGCTGGGCGGTTTCGGGGTAGGAGAGCCTGGCGTGGTCGGCGAGGTACATGAACTCGGCTATGGTGAGGGCGTAGAACTCGAGGGAGTCTCCGTAACGGGCGCGGATGGCGGCGAAGAGGTCGCAGTAGTAGGCGAGGGGGAGGGCGGGGTTGAAGCCTCCGTTGAAGGCCGCCAGGTCGCCTCCTAATTGCAGGAGTTCGTCTAGTTTGGCGAAGACTTCGGCTTGCTGCATGACGTAGCCGCCGTCTTGCGAGGGGAGGCGGTAGAAGGCGCAGTAGTCGCACTGGGCTACACAGACGTTGGTGTAGTTGATGATGCGCATGATCATGTAGGTGCATGATCCTGCGGGGTGGAAGCGGTCTCGGACCTGGGAGGCCAGGGCCTGGAGTTCTTCGTTGGTGGCGTTTTGCCAGAGGTATGCGGCGTCTTCCGGGGTGATGCGTTGGCGGGCGGCGACTTTGGTGCGGATTTCGTTGATGTCCACGGTTACAGTTTACGCCGGAGCGCAAGGCGTAACGAGGATGGCGGGGATAACGGCGGGATAAGAACAGGCAACGGCAAGGGATTTGAAGGGCAAATGCCAAATGCCTCATGCTTCGCTGTGCACAGGATGACGGATTGAAACAAACAACAGCAAATGCGGCGGCGACAGCAAAGGCAGATCCCCCTTCGGGGATGACAACAAAAGGCAACGGCAAACGCCAATACGGAGGTTCTGAGCTTCGCTCAGAATGACGAACGATTGAAGTTCAGGCGGAGGCCGGCTTCGGCGAAGATGGGAGAGCCGAGGGTTAAGACGGGGGTGCGGGAGACGTCGGGGCGTTGGTTGGTCAGGTTTTGGACCAGGGCGAAGGCTTCGAGATTGTGGGTGATGGGGTGGCGGACGGAGAGGTCCAGGGTGAAGAAGCGGCGGAGGATGAAGGTATTGGCGGAGTCGTCGAAGACCATGCCGGAGGCCCGGGCGGCGAGGGTGAGGTCTCCCCAGCGGGGGCGGCGGGCATGGAGCTGGGCGGTGGCGGATTGGCGGGGGACGTCGGGAATCCAGTTCCCTACCAGCTTGGGTTGAGGGGTGAAGCTGGTGACCGTGGCGAGAGCGTATTGGTAGCCGATGTCCGCGCTGATGGGGTGGGTGCGGTAGAGGGTGGCGGCGATTTCTACGCCGCGGGATTGGATCTGGCCTAGGTTCTGGCGCTGGTCGGTGATGGTGGTGGCGGTCTGGGTGAGGAGGACGGTGGAGACGGGGCGGTTGATCTCAGTCCAGAAGTAGGTGGCCTGGAGCTGGTGGTTGGGGCTGGTGAGCTGGGCTCCGGCTTCTACGCCTGTGGCTCGTTCGGACGAGAGGGCGGGGTTGGCGAGGGTGGTTTCCTGACCGACCTGGCCGGTGCGGTAGAGCTCGTTGATGGTGGGGGTGCGGAAGGCTCGGAAGGCGGAGGCGTGGAGGTTGAGGCGGGGGCCGAAGGTGCGGACGAGGCCGAGGCGGGGGCTGGGGACGTACTCGGTGCGGTTGGGGTAGGTGGCGGGGGTGGAGGTGGTGAGGGTTTTGGTAAGGGTGTGATTGTCGAGGTTCTGGGCGGCGTCTACGCGGATGCTGGCGGCTCCGGACCAGGGGCCTTTTTGGGCTAGGAGCTCGGCGAAGCCTCCGATGAAGCGCTGGCGGGCGTTGACGTTGAAGAGGCCGTTGGTGTGGCCGGCGGTGTAGGGGACTTCGTTGTCGAGGCCGCGGATGTCGCGTGCGTCGGCTCCGGTGACGAGGGTGAGGAAGCGGGTGTGGAAGGTGGCGTCGGCTGTGGCTCCGAGCTCCTGGGTGTGGCTGCGCTGTTGGCGGGTGAGGTTTTCTGAGTTGCGGTTGGCGGCTATGGCGGAGAAGGATTGGCGGTAACCCTCTTCGCTGCCGAAGAGGCGGGCTCGGAATGGGATGCGGGCTTCAGGCGGGGTATCGTAGCCGGCCAGGTAGCGCCAGAGGCGGGTGGCGTTGTTGGTGAGGGGGGTGCCGTTGCCTCGGGCTTCGTTGAAGAGGTTACCGGTGGCGAAGAAGCGATTGGTGGTGAAGGCGCGGCGTCCGATTTCTGTGTGGAGGGATTCGGAGTGGACGTTGGCGGGGACGTCTACGAGGCCGGCGGAGGCGGGGGTGGTGATGACGTAGCCGGCGGTGTGGAGGGATTCGCCGGACGCGGTGATGAATTTGTGGTCTGCGCGGGCTTCTATGTTGCTCGTGTCTTGCGAGCCTCCTATGGCGGAGAGTTCGTAGAGGGTGGGGGCGATGGGGCTGGGGGTGACGTCGATGACGCCGCCGAGGGCGCTGGAGCCGTAGAGGTCTGAGCCTCCGCCGGTGACGATGGTGATGGAGTCGATGGAGGAGGTGGGGGCTTCGTTCCAGTGAATCCAGCCGCCGAAGGGGTCGTTGAGGGGGGCTCCGTCTTCAAGGACGAGGGTGCGGGAGACGGCTGTGGAGCCCAGGCCTCGGAGGGAGATGCCCTGACTGGTGGGGTTCTGGGTGCGGGAGCTGGAGCGGCGGAAGAGCTCGAAGCCGGCGTGCTGGCGGAGGGTGTCGTCAAGGACGGGGGATGGGTAGTTGTGGAGGTCTGAACTGCTGAGCTCGTAGGTGGTTTTGGCGGTGGCACCGAGGGGGATGGTGGAGCGGGTGGCGGTGACTATCATTTCTCCGGTGACGGCGGTCAGGAGGGTGATGTTGGCGGGGGTGCCGGGATGGGCGGTTACGTCTCGCGAAGAAAAGATTGGTGGGGCGGAGATGTGGAGGAGGATGGAGTCGAGGGTG is a window of Granulicella tundricola MP5ACTX9 DNA encoding:
- a CDS encoding Crp/Fnr family transcriptional regulator, encoding MTGFDPAAFLMSAGLGRRIVKVKAKHNFFAQGDVADCVFYLQGGRAKLTVMSSRGKEATILLLNPNDFVGEDSLAGVPGPRLATATALTQCVAMKIERVEMIRVMHEEHAFSDMFLKFLIARSIRTQADLVDQLFNSSEKRLARILLLMAEFGMPGEPESLIPKITQETLAEMIGTTRSRVSFFMNRFRKLGFIDYNGRITVHKSLLNVVLHD
- a CDS encoding response regulator, which translates into the protein MGALRTNVLLVEDDVALRTLFSIILARSGYAVRSAEDGFAALVEMRRDVPDILLSDLYMEGMSGFELLSVVRRRFPGIQVVAMSSAYSGVAVPDGIAADAFYAKGANPGALLDIVADVKELLSGAPSRENSGLVPVWLARDTADGVKERFVLLSCTECLRGFAQVAANGALKVHSAECVYCGQPIRYAFV
- a CDS encoding beta-glucosidase, with the protein product MSLRPIASVCFLATVSAFTANAQSVPAERANEARIDKLLKQMTLEEKMNLIRGDVEPAATNQGQAGYLPGVPRLGVPFLRFADGPPGVLTRIAGQAQTATMGVAATWSAKDAEANGVAIGREARSLGIDVVLQPFINIDRDITFARGYNTLGEDPYLSGVMAAGEVRGEQAQGVMSQAKHYVAYDSDSYNIFVDQQALHEVYVAPFEATIKAGVASIMCSYNKVNGAFACGNADTLKTILRDELGFKGFVTSDWGGVHNVHFINQGLTMEMPGEVPADSPFAGMMKTYFRTRPEDTGAPSKPNLAALAGMLGGTIPEETKGGGMDMNAFPMDSDNATMRSALKDGSITEATVTAAARLVLYEIDRFGYLDGKQKHNVTAQDLEGNGKIIEKTAEDAAVLLKNEGGVLPLKKDASFALIGPTAGQVAAIGTFGERSPGMPERQVGPLEALKKLAPGAKVSFAVADDMTGVPIGAGMLSHDGKPGLERVNEKGVKSVDATLDFTKTNGKALPPNSVVTWKGEVTVAKAGAYWFYLQLLGTRGILSIDGKEVGRSGAVKGTVHGDVQHATQDNGLPTTDGLDNVRRAVELTAGKHAIEVVTSIDTSSAPVQVRLNWMTPEARERDHAAAIAAAKNAGTAVVFVWTRDKPHFELPGEQDKLIEEIAAVNPNTVVVLNTSQPVAMPWIDKVKGVVEMWWPGDEGGVAEAKTLLGLNNPGGKLPMTWGKELTDYAANSPAHPERSTKGVDGKTTFSEGVLVGYRWFDDQKIEPLFPFGYGLSYTKFAMSGLTVKAAGDGGVDVSVKVKNTGSVRGDEVPQVYLDAPATRPAGVQFAPRTLVGFDRVTLEAGEERGVTLHVAPRAFEYWSVDKKQWVKPGGQRTMMVGSSSRELPLNAVVPE
- a CDS encoding radical SAM protein, whose product is MDINEIRTKVAARQRITPEDAAYLWQNATNEELQALASQVRDRFHPAGSCTYMIMRIINYTNVCVAQCDYCAFYRLPSQDGGYVMQQAEVFAKLDELLQLGGDLAAFNGGFNPALPLAYYCDLFAAIRARYGDSLEFYALTIAEFMYLADHARLSYPETAQRFKAAGVRWITGGGSEILTEDFRRRHSKFKYTVAQYFEAQTAIVAAGLKTTATMVIGFDETLAERLEHLERTRQFQDQTNGLASFLCWTYKPYFTQIGGIEITTQEYLRHLALSRIYLDNVPRIRTSVLTQNERALEGLLYGADDFDLPIEDEVTQKAGATIDLHFDKILAYARTLGFTPTYRHVPQPEPVCSQV
- a CDS encoding TonB-dependent receptor yields the protein MIVTATRSTIPLGATAKTTYELSSSDLHNYPSPVLDDTLRQHAGFELFRRSSSRTQNPTSQGISLRGLGSTAVSRTLVLEDGAPLNDPFGGWIHWNEAPTSSIDSITIVTGGGSDLYGSSALGGVIDVTPSPIAPTLYELSAIGGSQDTSNIEARADHKFITASGESLHTAGYVITTPASAGLVDVPANVHSESLHTEIGRRAFTTNRFFATGNLFNEARGNGTPLTNNATRLWRYLAGYDTPPEARIPFRARLFGSEEGYRQSFSAIAANRNSENLTRQQRSHTQELGATADATFHTRFLTLVTGADARDIRGLDNEVPYTAGHTNGLFNVNARQRFIGGFAELLAQKGPWSGAASIRVDAAQNLDNHTLTKTLTTSTPATYPNRTEYVPSPRLGLVRTFGPRLNLHASAFRAFRTPTINELYRTGQVGQETTLANPALSSERATGVEAGAQLTSPNHQLQATYFWTEINRPVSTVLLTQTATTITDQRQNLGQIQSRGVEIAATLYRTHPISADIGYQYALATVTSFTPQPKLVGNWIPDVPRQSATAQLHARRPRWGDLTLAARASGMVFDDSANTFILRRFFTLDLSVRHPITHNLEAFALVQNLTNQRPDVSRTPVLTLGSPIFAEAGLRLNFNRSSF